The following are from one region of the Paenibacillus sp. KS-LC4 genome:
- a CDS encoding PTS sugar transporter subunit IIA, with translation MTILSTDKVKLNVQIKDKYEAIRLAGQLLVEAGHVPAAYVDKMIEREELLATYIGGGLAMPHGTNDSKSLIHSTGMSILIVPDGVDFGGDEPARLVIGLAAVGDDHLSILTSVAMLVSEEEDMERILNASSEAELIAIFEQGMEQ, from the coding sequence ATGACTATTTTATCCACAGACAAAGTAAAATTGAACGTTCAAATTAAAGACAAATATGAAGCGATCCGCCTTGCTGGACAGCTGCTCGTTGAAGCAGGCCATGTACCAGCAGCCTATGTTGACAAAATGATTGAGCGCGAAGAGCTGCTCGCAACTTATATCGGCGGTGGACTTGCGATGCCCCACGGCACCAATGATTCCAAAAGCCTCATCCACTCGACGGGCATGTCCATCCTCATCGTACCTGACGGGGTAGACTTTGGCGGCGACGAGCCAGCGAGGCTCGTTATTGGCCTGGCCGCGGTTGGCGATGATCATCTGAGCATTTTAACGAGCGTTGCGATGCTTGTTTCCGAGGAAGAGGATATGGAGCGGATTTTGAATGCTAGCTCAGAGGCTGAGCTTATCGCGATTTTCGAGCAAGGTATGGAACAATGA
- a CDS encoding mannitol-1-phosphate 5-dehydrogenase: MRAVHFGAGNIGRGFIGLLLSQAGCSVTFVDVNASLVALLQEKQQYTVKLASAQAESFTVSGVDAINGNDKALVAAAIAEADLVTTAVGVSVLKHIAGAIAEGITLRLTKNPAAAASPLPVIACENAIGGSSQLKELVYAHLAADVKARAEHAIAFPDAAVDRIVPLQQHDDPLQVTVEPFYEWTVDRSALPQGSPEIPGIHYVDKLQPYIERKLFTVNTGHCVAAYHGFLQGYATIQEAMQDAAVRSEVEGALKETGAMLVHKYSFSESEHQAYIEQILERFINPYLTDEVVRVGRSPIRKLSPDDRLVRPALLAFELGLPTAHLTKAMAAALRFTYTEDPEAAEIQAALAGSTLSEVIAHYTSLPAEHPLHGQIVEAYSKL, translated from the coding sequence ATGAGGGCCGTCCATTTTGGCGCCGGCAACATTGGCAGAGGCTTCATCGGCCTCCTGCTCTCTCAAGCAGGCTGCAGCGTCACCTTCGTCGATGTAAATGCCTCCCTCGTCGCGCTGCTGCAGGAAAAACAGCAATATACCGTTAAGCTTGCCAGCGCGCAAGCAGAGTCGTTCACGGTCTCAGGCGTGGACGCGATTAATGGCAATGATAAGGCGCTCGTTGCCGCAGCCATTGCCGAGGCAGACCTCGTCACGACAGCCGTCGGCGTGTCCGTTCTGAAGCATATTGCCGGAGCCATTGCTGAAGGCATCACGCTTCGTCTAACGAAGAACCCGGCAGCTGCTGCTTCCCCATTGCCTGTTATCGCCTGTGAAAACGCGATTGGCGGTAGTTCGCAGCTTAAGGAGCTTGTTTATGCCCATCTGGCAGCTGACGTTAAAGCACGTGCGGAGCATGCGATTGCTTTTCCAGATGCAGCCGTGGACCGCATTGTGCCGCTTCAGCAGCATGACGACCCACTCCAAGTGACGGTAGAGCCTTTTTATGAGTGGACGGTTGACCGCTCTGCACTGCCGCAAGGCTCGCCGGAAATTCCCGGCATCCACTATGTGGATAAGCTTCAGCCCTATATCGAGCGCAAGCTTTTCACCGTGAATACTGGACACTGCGTAGCCGCTTATCATGGCTTTTTGCAAGGATATGCCACGATACAGGAAGCGATGCAGGACGCGGCTGTCCGCAGTGAAGTCGAGGGAGCGCTTAAAGAAACGGGCGCGATGCTCGTTCACAAGTACAGCTTCTCGGAAAGTGAGCATCAAGCGTATATTGAGCAAATTTTAGAGCGTTTTATTAATCCATATTTGACGGATGAAGTGGTGCGTGTTGGACGTTCGCCGATTCGCAAGCTGTCACCGGATGACCGCCTTGTACGGCCCGCCCTGCTCGCCTTCGAGCTTGGCCTGCCTACTGCCCATTTGACAAAAGCGATGGCCGCAGCGCTGCGCTTTACCTATACAGAAGACCCCGAAGCCGCGGAAATTCAGGCAGCTCTTGCAGGCTCAACACTGAGCGAGGTTATTGCACATTACACGTCACTGCCAGCGGAGCACCCGCTGCACGGGCAAATCGTAGAAGCCTACAGCAAGCTTTAA
- the ptsP gene encoding phosphoenolpyruvate--protein phosphotransferase, producing MTTQWKGIGASPGLAAAPAYFIHQDHYTPEKLEAVNKDMEIQRFRSAVAQAKEEIEAIRVSTEQRLGADKAEIFEGHLMILEDPDFIDAAEEKMSEEGINAEYALHEVSTSFFELLQAMEDELLQGRAVDIKDVASRIMSHLRGVPHLDLANMTEECIIIAEDLTPSDTAQLNLGVVRGFITEIGSRTSHSAIMARTLEIPAIVGVGSTLRSLPADAFLLMNAEAGSIIINPSADELAVFQQQKQQYDLHKAELAKLRDQPSFSRDGKQVELAANIGKLEDVQRALDNGAEGIGLFRTEFLYMGRSSLPTEEEQYTSYKYVLEKMNGKPVVIRTLDIGGDKELPYMDLPKESNPFLGQRALRLCLDRQDIFRTQLRALLRASSHGNLKIMFPMIAVIEELLEAKKLLAEEQAKLAAEGIAVADHIEVGMMVEIPSAAVSADLFAPEVDFFSIGTNDLIQYTMAADRMNETVSYLYQPWHPSILRLISMVIKAAKQEGKWVGMCGEMAGDTTAIPLLLGLGLDEFSMSAGAILQARQLISELDQAEWSDYAEQALRIRSYEQVTEFVSQKRN from the coding sequence ATGACCACACAATGGAAAGGGATCGGCGCGTCGCCAGGACTTGCGGCAGCTCCCGCCTACTTTATTCATCAAGACCACTATACGCCGGAAAAGCTTGAGGCTGTAAATAAGGATATGGAGATTCAACGCTTTCGCAGTGCGGTAGCTCAGGCGAAGGAAGAAATTGAAGCAATCAGAGTATCCACAGAGCAAAGGCTTGGCGCGGATAAAGCTGAAATTTTCGAAGGTCATTTGATGATTTTAGAAGACCCTGATTTCATAGATGCCGCAGAAGAAAAAATGAGCGAAGAAGGCATTAACGCTGAATATGCCCTTCATGAGGTTTCCACGTCCTTCTTTGAGCTGCTGCAAGCGATGGAGGATGAGCTGCTTCAAGGCCGCGCTGTCGATATTAAAGATGTGGCGAGCCGCATAATGAGCCATTTGCGCGGAGTGCCCCATCTCGATCTCGCGAATATGACGGAGGAATGTATTATTATTGCCGAGGATTTGACGCCTTCGGATACGGCGCAGCTCAATTTGGGCGTCGTACGCGGCTTCATTACCGAAATTGGCAGTCGTACTTCCCATTCCGCCATTATGGCGCGGACGCTGGAAATTCCGGCAATTGTAGGCGTCGGCTCCACCCTTCGCTCCCTTCCTGCGGATGCTTTCCTCCTAATGAATGCCGAAGCTGGCTCCATCATTATCAACCCGTCCGCAGACGAGCTTGCCGTCTTCCAGCAGCAAAAGCAGCAATATGACCTGCATAAGGCTGAGCTGGCCAAGCTGAGGGATCAGCCCTCCTTTTCCCGAGACGGCAAGCAGGTCGAGCTTGCTGCCAACATCGGCAAGCTCGAGGATGTGCAGCGCGCGCTCGATAATGGCGCCGAGGGCATCGGCCTGTTCCGCACCGAGTTTCTTTACATGGGACGCAGCTCGCTGCCAACCGAAGAGGAGCAATACACAAGCTACAAATATGTACTCGAAAAAATGAACGGCAAGCCCGTCGTCATCCGCACGCTCGACATTGGCGGCGACAAAGAGCTGCCGTATATGGATTTGCCGAAGGAAAGCAATCCATTCCTCGGTCAGCGCGCTCTCCGGCTTTGCCTGGATCGCCAGGATATTTTCCGCACGCAGCTGCGTGCCCTGCTTCGTGCCAGCAGCCATGGCAATCTCAAAATCATGTTCCCGATGATTGCGGTCATCGAGGAGCTGCTTGAGGCGAAAAAACTGCTGGCCGAAGAGCAGGCAAAGCTTGCTGCCGAGGGTATTGCTGTAGCCGACCATATTGAAGTCGGCATGATGGTTGAAATTCCGTCCGCTGCTGTGTCTGCTGACCTGTTTGCGCCAGAGGTTGATTTTTTCAGCATCGGGACGAATGATTTGATTCAATATACGATGGCGGCGGACCGAATGAACGAGACGGTATCGTATTTGTACCAGCCTTGGCATCCTTCGATTTTGCGCCTTATCAGCATGGTGATCAAAGCCGCGAAGCAGGAGGGCAAGTGGGTTGGCATGTGCGGGGAAATGGCTGGCGATACGACGGCGATTCCGCTGCTGCTAGGACTTGGGCTGGATGAATTCAGCATGAGCGCTGGGGCGATTTTGCAGGCAAGACAGCTTATTAGTGAACTGGATCAAGCCGAATGGTCCGATTATGCAGAGCAAGCGCTTCGCATTCGCAGCTATGAGCAAGTGACCGAATTCGTCTCGCAAAAACGAAACTAG
- a CDS encoding HPr family phosphocarrier protein — protein sequence MISQTFTILNPTGFHVRPAKTFVQAASAFPCKISVLNKGKKVNGKSSLSMLTLGIAVNEEVTLEIDGEQEAEAMQALGDLLTQIHE from the coding sequence ATGATCAGTCAAACATTTACGATTCTTAACCCAACCGGTTTTCACGTTCGCCCGGCAAAAACTTTCGTTCAGGCTGCAAGCGCCTTTCCCTGCAAAATTTCCGTCCTGAACAAGGGCAAAAAAGTAAATGGCAAAAGCTCGCTCAGCATGCTGACGCTCGGCATTGCCGTGAACGAGGAAGTAACGCTGGAAATCGACGGAGAGCAGGAAGCCGAAGCGATGCAGGCGCTTGGTGATTTGCTGACGCAAATCCACGAATAA
- the fabV gene encoding enoyl-ACP reductase FabV yields MIIQPKTRGFICTTAHPEGCAEQVLRQIEYVKSKPAIAGPRNVLVIGASTGYGLASRIVSSFAAGANTIGVYFDKAAEGARTASAGWYNSAAFEKAAAEAGRKSFSIVGDAFSDEIKAQTLDLIRSELGSIDLVVYSVASPRRTHPKTGETFSSVIKPIGGTYTNKTVNFHSGDVTEATIEPATEDEIRQTIAVMGGEDWQMWIDQLEEAGLLAEGATTVAYSYIGPEITHAVYREGTIGYAKNDLEATAQRLSKQLSTKGGRAFVSVNKALVTQSSSAIPVVPLYISALYKVMKENGTHEGCIEQMYRLFSDRLYNASGETLVDDKGLIRVDDWEMKPEIQAEVAKLWSELTTENVYELSDLAGYRKEFFQLFGFETDGIDYEADANPDVAIPNLR; encoded by the coding sequence ATGATCATTCAGCCAAAAACACGCGGTTTTATTTGTACGACAGCACATCCAGAAGGCTGCGCAGAGCAGGTCCTTCGTCAAATCGAGTATGTAAAATCCAAGCCGGCCATTGCGGGCCCGCGCAATGTGCTTGTAATCGGCGCTTCGACAGGCTACGGCCTAGCATCGCGCATCGTCTCCTCCTTTGCAGCTGGCGCCAATACGATTGGCGTTTATTTCGACAAAGCCGCTGAAGGCGCGCGCACCGCTTCCGCAGGCTGGTACAACTCCGCTGCTTTCGAGAAAGCAGCAGCGGAAGCAGGCCGCAAATCGTTCAGCATCGTTGGAGACGCTTTCTCTGATGAAATCAAAGCCCAAACGCTTGATCTGATCCGCAGTGAGCTGGGCTCCATTGATCTCGTCGTGTACAGTGTGGCATCACCGCGCCGTACTCATCCAAAAACAGGCGAAACCTTTTCTTCGGTCATCAAGCCGATTGGCGGAACCTACACGAACAAAACGGTTAACTTCCACAGCGGCGACGTAACAGAAGCGACAATCGAGCCGGCTACTGAGGATGAAATTCGCCAGACGATTGCCGTTATGGGCGGCGAGGACTGGCAAATGTGGATCGATCAGCTTGAGGAAGCAGGCTTATTGGCAGAAGGCGCAACTACGGTTGCCTATTCCTATATCGGCCCGGAAATTACGCATGCGGTTTACCGTGAAGGAACAATTGGTTATGCGAAAAATGATCTCGAAGCAACGGCGCAGCGCCTAAGCAAGCAGCTCAGCACGAAAGGCGGGCGGGCCTTCGTTTCCGTTAACAAAGCGCTCGTTACCCAATCCAGCTCGGCGATTCCAGTTGTGCCCCTTTACATTTCCGCACTGTATAAGGTTATGAAGGAAAACGGCACGCATGAAGGCTGTATCGAGCAAATGTACCGACTGTTCTCTGACCGTCTGTATAATGCTTCCGGCGAAACACTCGTTGATGACAAAGGCCTGATCCGCGTTGACGATTGGGAAATGAAGCCTGAAATCCAAGCTGAGGTTGCAAAGCTATGGTCAGAGCTGACTACAGAAAATGTGTACGAGCTGTCCGACCTTGCTGGCTACCGCAAAGAGTTTTTCCAGCTGTTCGGCTTTGAAACCGACGGCATTGATTATGAAGCCGATGCCAACCCGGATGTTGCCATCCCTAACCTTCGTTAA
- a CDS encoding ribose-phosphate pyrophosphokinase: MQKVKIFSGSSNRALAEEICSSLGIPLGSVAISRQQSGEIHVSYEEPIRTCHVFIVQALSHPVNEHLVELMIMIDAAKRASAKTINLVIPYYGYARQERKSAPREPISAKLVADVLTTVGAHRIITVDLHADPIQGFFEIPVDHLTALDLIIRHLKSQNIVNPVVVSPDAGRASTAEKLANYLDCPFAIMIKNRPAHNQSEITHIIGEVEGMTPIIIEDLIDTGSTIVNVVEALHKKGAHDAYVCATHGLFSANAIQKLTHPNIRQVVVTDTIALGDHSDKFFVLPMSPLIATAIKIISEGGSLDKLFKIGG; this comes from the coding sequence ATGCAGAAGGTAAAAATATTTTCGGGGTCATCCAATCGCGCGCTTGCCGAGGAGATATGTAGTTCACTCGGTATTCCGCTTGGCAGTGTCGCCATATCTCGCCAGCAAAGCGGCGAAATTCACGTATCTTATGAAGAACCTATTCGGACATGCCATGTCTTTATTGTACAAGCACTGTCCCATCCGGTTAATGAACATTTAGTGGAATTGATGATTATGATTGATGCGGCGAAGCGCGCTTCCGCCAAGACCATTAATCTTGTCATTCCTTATTATGGATATGCGCGCCAAGAACGCAAATCCGCTCCTCGTGAGCCGATTTCTGCCAAGCTGGTTGCTGATGTGCTGACTACGGTCGGCGCTCATCGCATCATTACCGTGGATTTGCATGCAGATCCTATTCAAGGCTTTTTCGAAATTCCGGTTGATCATCTGACCGCTCTGGATCTCATTATCAGACATTTGAAAAGCCAAAATATCGTCAATCCTGTCGTCGTTTCGCCAGATGCCGGACGAGCATCAACAGCAGAGAAGCTGGCGAACTATTTGGATTGCCCGTTTGCCATTATGATCAAAAACCGCCCGGCTCATAACCAGTCGGAAATTACCCATATTATCGGTGAAGTGGAAGGCATGACGCCGATTATTATTGAGGATTTGATTGATACAGGCAGCACCATCGTAAACGTCGTTGAAGCGCTCCACAAAAAAGGCGCCCATGATGCCTATGTTTGCGCAACGCACGGCCTATTCTCGGCCAACGCCATCCAAAAGCTGACGCATCCGAACATTCGTCAAGTGGTTGTAACGGATACGATTGCGCTAGGCGATCATTCAGACAAATTTTTCGTACTGCCAATGTCGCCGCTCATCGCAACCGCCATTAAAATCATTTCCGAAGGCGGCTCGCTCGATAAGCTTTTCAAAATCGGCGGCTAA
- a CDS encoding NAD(P)H-dependent oxidoreductase encodes MDNYEATKQQILDALWFRHATKEFDPARKISDEDFQFILETGRLSPSSIGLEPWKFVILQNQALRAKLADVSWGARKQLETASHFIVFLARRNVRYDSDYMKYMYTQVKGMREDVYQKVPVIYKSFQESDLHLLDNERTLLDWSSKQTYIPLANMMTAAAQIGIDSCPIEGFNLDQAHAILDGEGLLEGGNLEVSVMAAFGYRLAEPKRPKSRLPLEDIVQWVN; translated from the coding sequence ATGGACAACTACGAAGCAACAAAGCAGCAAATACTGGATGCCTTATGGTTTAGGCATGCGACGAAGGAATTTGACCCTGCGCGAAAAATTTCCGATGAGGATTTTCAGTTTATTTTGGAAACAGGCAGATTGTCACCTAGCTCTATTGGGCTGGAGCCTTGGAAGTTTGTCATTCTCCAAAATCAGGCGCTTCGGGCGAAGCTGGCTGACGTATCCTGGGGAGCGAGGAAGCAACTGGAAACAGCGAGTCATTTTATTGTTTTCCTAGCCCGCCGCAATGTGCGCTATGATTCAGATTATATGAAATATATGTATACGCAGGTTAAAGGAATGCGCGAGGACGTTTATCAGAAGGTTCCTGTTATTTATAAGTCTTTTCAGGAGTCCGATCTGCACTTGCTTGATAATGAGCGCACTTTGCTGGATTGGTCGTCGAAGCAGACGTATATACCACTGGCCAACATGATGACCGCTGCTGCGCAAATTGGTATTGATTCCTGCCCGATTGAGGGCTTTAATCTGGATCAGGCGCATGCGATTTTGGATGGAGAGGGACTGCTGGAGGGCGGGAATTTGGAAGTGTCTGTGATGGCTGCTTTTGGCTACCGGCTTGCTGAGCCGAAGCGTCCGAAATCAAGGCTGCCATTAGAGGATATCGTGCAGTGGGTGAACTAA
- a CDS encoding glycoside hydrolase family 3 N-terminal domain-containing protein yields the protein MADERDQATTIQYIYNENGPKLGYSTLSGVRILEQDGFYFKDLNKDGKLDKYEDWRLSPQERAEDLASKMSVEQIAGLMLYSSHQAVPASLGWQGGTYGGKAFADSGAGSHALTDQQLAFLKQDHLRHVLLTMVESPETAAHWNNTMQAYVEGLGLGIPVNTSSDPRHATDSSKEFNAGAGGSISMWPETMGLAATFDPEEAKKFGEVAAKEYRALGIGTALSPQVDIGTDPRWFRFGMTFGEDPQLSTDMGRAYIDGFQTSEGEQEIAEGWGYDSVNAMVKHWPGGGSGEGGRDAHFGYGKYAVYPGEQFEQHLRPFTEGAFKLAGKTGKASAVMPYYTISQGQDPVNGEEVGNSYNSYLINDLLREQYGYDGVVCTDWGITADEGDDITRLMSGGRCWGVEEGYSVAERHYKLLMAGVDQFGGNNETGPVIEAYHIGVQQHGEAFMRSRFEQSAVRLLKNIFRLGLFENPYLDVAQTTATVGSPSFMAAGYEAQLKSMVLLKNKGQTLPLSAASGRRTVYIPRKFRPEGASWLGLPTPSFEGYPISVAMVQKYFDVTDNPELADFALVCIESPHSTMGYSKADAEAGGNGYVPVSLQYRPYTAVHARETSLAGDARDVLNRTYKGKTVTVANESDLDMVLDTKAKMKGKPVIVSITLSNPAVVAEFEAEADAIIAHFGLQEQALLETIIGASEPSGLLPFQMPRDMVAVEEQLEDTPHDMDVYVDTAGHAYDFGYGLNWSGVIQDARTAKYAGGKRTTN from the coding sequence TTGGCAGACGAGCGTGATCAGGCTACTACTATTCAATATATTTACAATGAAAATGGGCCGAAGCTTGGCTATTCGACTTTGTCAGGCGTCCGTATTTTGGAGCAGGACGGCTTTTATTTTAAAGATTTGAACAAGGACGGCAAGCTGGACAAATATGAGGATTGGCGGCTTAGTCCGCAGGAGCGGGCGGAGGATCTCGCTTCGAAAATGAGCGTCGAGCAAATCGCGGGGCTTATGCTCTACAGCAGCCATCAGGCCGTTCCAGCGAGCCTGGGCTGGCAAGGGGGCACTTATGGAGGGAAGGCATTTGCCGATAGCGGTGCGGGCTCACATGCGCTGACGGATCAGCAGCTTGCTTTTCTGAAGCAGGATCATTTACGCCATGTGCTGCTGACGATGGTGGAAAGCCCGGAAACAGCGGCGCATTGGAACAATACGATGCAGGCATATGTTGAAGGCTTAGGGCTGGGCATTCCGGTAAATACGAGCTCTGACCCCCGGCATGCAACGGATTCGTCGAAGGAATTTAATGCTGGTGCTGGCGGCAGCATTTCAATGTGGCCGGAGACGATGGGGCTTGCCGCAACGTTCGATCCAGAGGAGGCGAAGAAATTCGGCGAGGTTGCAGCGAAGGAGTATCGGGCGCTAGGCATTGGCACGGCGTTGTCGCCGCAGGTCGATATTGGCACCGATCCACGCTGGTTCCGATTCGGCATGACCTTTGGCGAAGATCCCCAGCTGTCCACGGATATGGGCCGTGCATATATTGACGGCTTCCAGACGTCGGAGGGCGAGCAAGAAATAGCCGAAGGCTGGGGCTATGACAGCGTAAATGCGATGGTCAAGCATTGGCCGGGCGGCGGCTCGGGCGAAGGCGGCAGAGATGCACATTTTGGCTATGGCAAATATGCCGTGTATCCGGGCGAGCAGTTTGAGCAGCATTTGCGTCCTTTTACGGAAGGGGCGTTCAAGCTCGCTGGCAAGACCGGCAAAGCCTCTGCGGTTATGCCTTATTATACGATTTCGCAAGGACAAGACCCCGTTAATGGCGAGGAGGTTGGCAACTCCTACAACAGCTACCTCATAAATGATTTGCTGCGCGAGCAGTACGGCTACGATGGCGTCGTCTGCACGGACTGGGGTATTACCGCAGATGAAGGCGATGATATTACGAGGCTGATGAGCGGCGGTCGCTGCTGGGGTGTCGAGGAAGGCTACAGCGTAGCAGAGCGTCACTACAAGCTGCTGATGGCTGGCGTTGACCAATTTGGCGGCAACAATGAGACGGGGCCGGTAATTGAAGCTTATCACATCGGCGTGCAGCAGCATGGAGAGGCATTCATGCGCAGCCGTTTCGAGCAATCGGCGGTGCGGCTGCTGAAAAATATTTTCCGGCTTGGCCTTTTTGAAAATCCTTATTTGGACGTAGCGCAGACGACTGCGACGGTCGGTTCCCCATCCTTCATGGCGGCGGGCTACGAAGCGCAGCTGAAGTCGATGGTGCTGTTGAAAAATAAAGGGCAAACGCTGCCGCTGTCTGCCGCAAGCGGACGCCGTACGGTCTATATTCCCCGTAAATTTAGACCGGAGGGTGCGAGCTGGCTAGGGCTGCCAACGCCGTCCTTTGAGGGATATCCGATTAGTGTAGCTATGGTCCAGAAGTATTTTGATGTGACCGACAATCCGGAGCTGGCGGATTTCGCCTTGGTGTGCATAGAAAGCCCGCATAGCACGATGGGCTACAGCAAGGCAGATGCTGAAGCGGGCGGAAATGGCTATGTGCCGGTCAGCCTTCAATACCGCCCCTATACGGCCGTACATGCACGTGAGACGAGCCTTGCTGGCGATGCGCGTGATGTGCTGAATCGTACCTACAAAGGGAAGACGGTTACCGTTGCCAATGAATCCGATCTGGATATGGTGCTGGACACGAAAGCGAAAATGAAGGGCAAGCCCGTCATCGTTTCGATTACGCTCAGCAATCCGGCGGTAGTCGCTGAATTTGAAGCGGAGGCTGACGCTATTATTGCCCATTTTGGCTTGCAGGAGCAAGCGCTTCTGGAGACGATCATCGGCGCTTCCGAGCCGTCAGGCCTGCTGCCCTTCCAAATGCCGCGAGACATGGTGGCGGTGGAGGAGCAGCTTGAAGACACGCCGCATGATATGGATGTGTATGTCGATACAGCAGGCCATGCCTATGACTTTGGCTACGGACTGAACTGGAGCGGTGTCATTCAAGATGCAAGAACGGCGAAATATGCAGGCGGCAAGCGCACTACAAATTAA
- a CDS encoding iron-hydroxamate ABC transporter substrate-binding protein produces the protein MKKSLFSSKALLTLISLMVVTMLAACGQAASPQSTNGGHAGQGAEASAEASASPSAGQVEPHGPDVKIASMSIHITNNLLALGIKPAGSVVGGDVKDFLPHVADRLEGTAKLGVVTDPDMEAVLALKPDVIYIDEVYSGADLAKFEKIAPTISIDMDNGTWRDHLKRIAEHVDKQAEAEQFIKDYEAKAASVKTLISSKLGADAKVMAIRTTAKELRVMGMKRPVGPIMFEDLGLTPATGVEKIKDEPYAVISQEVLPDFDADAIFVIISKGNEAKANFEQLEQNPVWLNLKAVKNNHVYVLDGQKWLDYSSLGHSMALDDAQSLFEK, from the coding sequence ATGAAAAAATCACTATTTTCTTCTAAAGCGCTGCTGACGCTAATCAGCCTGATGGTTGTCACCATGCTGGCGGCTTGTGGACAAGCTGCCTCGCCACAAAGCACAAATGGAGGCCATGCAGGCCAGGGCGCCGAAGCTTCTGCAGAAGCAAGCGCTTCACCGAGTGCTGGGCAAGTGGAGCCGCATGGACCTGATGTGAAAATTGCCTCCATGTCGATTCATATCACGAACAATTTGCTTGCTCTTGGTATTAAGCCAGCTGGCTCGGTTGTTGGCGGCGACGTGAAGGATTTCCTTCCCCACGTAGCGGATCGTCTGGAAGGAACGGCGAAGCTTGGCGTCGTTACAGATCCGGATATGGAAGCTGTGCTGGCGCTGAAGCCGGATGTTATCTACATTGATGAGGTATATTCCGGCGCAGACCTTGCCAAATTCGAGAAGATTGCTCCGACCATTTCCATTGATATGGACAATGGCACATGGAGAGATCATTTAAAGCGAATTGCCGAGCATGTCGACAAGCAGGCAGAAGCAGAGCAGTTTATTAAAGATTATGAAGCAAAAGCAGCTAGCGTAAAGACGCTGATTAGCAGCAAGCTTGGTGCCGATGCCAAGGTGATGGCGATTCGTACAACAGCGAAGGAGCTGCGCGTCATGGGCATGAAACGTCCGGTAGGACCGATTATGTTTGAGGATTTGGGGCTGACTCCAGCAACTGGCGTTGAAAAAATTAAGGATGAGCCCTATGCGGTTATATCGCAGGAGGTGCTGCCCGATTTTGATGCGGATGCCATTTTCGTCATCATCAGCAAAGGCAATGAGGCGAAAGCGAATTTTGAGCAGCTGGAGCAAAATCCGGTATGGCTTAACTTAAAAGCGGTGAAAAACAATCACGTTTATGTGCTTGACGGGCAAAAATGGCTCGATTATTCGTCGCTAGGCCACAGCATGGCGCTTGACGATGCCCAAAGCTTGTTTGAGAAATAA
- a CDS encoding iron ABC transporter permease produces MEPSAYRARRAITVSVVMFILAIVVILIGLNTGTIRLSPLAVWQTLLGGGTTEEQMILFDYRLPRIVVTMLGGIGLGVAGAVLQGVSRNALADPGILGLHAGAAFGLIVFVSFFRTMEGSLAMLIPMFTFAGGSVIAIVIILLAYDRQRGIMPIRLILVGIAIEAGVSALTLFLSLKLDPDTYAFAARWLAGSVWGRDWINVWALLPWIVILVPIVYLKSKTLDLFSFGDEIASGVGSSVTRNRLLMMILAVALSCASVSMTGGIGFIGLVAPHLASRLAGPQHRYFLPAAASIGLVILVTADTIGRSIFQPNAIPAGVIVALIGGPYFLYMLFRKKV; encoded by the coding sequence ATGGAACCATCGGCATATCGGGCTCGCAGGGCGATTACGGTCAGCGTCGTCATGTTTATTTTAGCCATTGTAGTCATTTTGATCGGCTTAAACACAGGGACTATTCGCTTATCGCCACTTGCGGTATGGCAGACGCTGCTGGGCGGGGGAACGACGGAGGAGCAAATGATTTTGTTCGATTACCGGCTGCCGCGTATCGTTGTAACGATGCTTGGCGGCATCGGGCTTGGCGTTGCCGGGGCAGTGTTGCAGGGCGTATCGCGCAATGCGCTGGCTGATCCGGGTATTTTGGGCCTGCATGCCGGAGCCGCCTTCGGACTAATCGTATTTGTATCCTTCTTTCGGACGATGGAAGGCTCGCTTGCGATGCTCATTCCGATGTTCACCTTTGCCGGGGGCAGCGTAATCGCCATCGTCATTATTTTGCTGGCGTATGACAGGCAGCGGGGCATTATGCCGATCCGGCTTATTCTTGTGGGGATTGCGATAGAAGCAGGTGTCAGTGCGCTTACGCTGTTTCTCTCCCTTAAGCTGGACCCGGATACATATGCGTTTGCGGCACGTTGGCTGGCGGGAAGCGTATGGGGCAGAGATTGGATTAACGTTTGGGCGCTGCTGCCGTGGATCGTCATTTTGGTGCCGATTGTTTATTTAAAATCGAAGACGCTGGATTTGTTCAGCTTTGGCGATGAAATCGCTTCAGGAGTGGGCAGCAGCGTTACGCGAAATCGGCTGCTCATGATGATCCTTGCCGTAGCTTTGTCCTGCGCCAGCGTCTCCATGACTGGCGGTATTGGCTTTATCGGTCTTGTAGCTCCACATTTGGCAAGCAGGCTAGCGGGCCCTCAGCATCGCTATTTTTTGCCGGCGGCGGCTAGCATCGGACTTGTAATACTCGTAACCGCGGATACCATTGGACGCTCTATTTTTCAGCCTAACGCGATTCCGGCGGGTGTCATCGTTGCACTTATCGGCGGTCCATATTTTCTGTACATGCTGTTCAGGAAAAAAGTTTGA